tatatctatgtacatattGTTCATAtatctaatttatattttataagtcatacattatatatgtaggAGAGACTATAGACATTTTGTAACCTATGTATTCTTGACAAAAATGAGCTCAAAAGCTAGACTATTTATCCAAATGTTTCATAAAAGAATTTCAGTAGACAAGGAAGCTGGACTTTCAAAAGAATTAATTGTAATTAGAATTATGAAttataattagaattttaaagaCATGTCATCAAGAGCAGTgttttaacattttcaaatttGATCCCACTCCATAAGCTTAGACTTAACAGGTAAGCTGTTTACAAATACACTAAATTCATGCAGATTTCAAACTATGTAAGTCACAGAATTATACTTCCTAAAACAAGGTATCATACTGTATTATAGAAAATTAAGAAGTGTTAAGACTCGATATTATACTATAACTGttatttctttccattgtatgtttAACTGAATATAGCCAAATTATACAGAGGTGCTTGGTCAATGTCTTCTAAATCTTTATGTTTAATTTTACACATGTGCAAAATGCATCTTGATCATCTTCACCTCTTCAGATTCCCACAGAGACCCCTATCACATCCTTCcaatcttctttttttattttaaattagttatttatttagCAATAGCTTTCTGTGATTATTTGAGTTAACATGACAACAGATATTATCTTTATTGAGTTTtggtcacatttttaaaatgctgagtTAAAGCTGATATCATAACATATTTTTACTCATTATGTATTAGAAACTAAGTACTTCCCAAATAGATTTCTGTGGTATGTTTATTTCTGTATTATGTTATTTGAATTAATCCAGTTTAGATTTTAATTCATTCCAGAGAttgaagaaaatttgaaatatgtcCAGGAAGTCCATGTGCATTCTAAGTTACACTTCGCAATTGGTATAGCAGAGTGTTTGGATGGGTACTGGCAGACATGATAAATCAATTGTGGTCTTTCTGTCCATATATAGAATATAGTTTTAGGATGCTTTTTAACACTTCATACCAGGAAGCCACTGGAGAATGTGAAAAGCTCACACTTAAAAGatgaattgtttctttcttttcatcaaGCAGGTCAAAAAGTACTGTAAACTTGTTTGAAGCATTTTTACTAATAATTACAGATTTAAATGATGACAGCTTTGGCAAGAGGGAGGTCTCAGTGGCAAAGACGCTCGCTCTCAAGACTGGCCACCCATGTTCAAATCTAAGACCTCACAGAGTAGAGAGAAAAGTTATTCCTGCTAGTTGTTCTGTGACCTTTACACAAAGACTATAGCACctgcacatgtacaaacacacacattacaaagaacaaaaaaaaagacacatacatacataaatgactaaatacatatataaataaaaaattttcaaaaattttttgaGTATCATGCCAAACCAAACTATTGTTACTGAGTTCATCCTCCTGGGACTTTCAGAGAACCCAAAAGTTCAGAAAATAGtgtttgttgtattttcttttgtctacATGGCAACAATCGGAGGCAACATAATAATTGCAGTGACAATCCTCTGCACCCCTGCACTGCTTGGATCACCTATGTACTTCTTCCTGGCATTTCTGTCCTTCCTGGATGCATGTATTACTTCAGTCATCACACCAAAGATGATTGTAGATTCTGTCAATGACAGCAAAACTATTTCCTTTGAAGGCTGTATGACGCAGATCTTTGCAGAACATTTCTTTGCTGCAGTGGAAGTGATTGTCTTAATATCCATGGCCTATGATCGCTATGTAGCTATTTGCAAGCCCTTACACTACTCTTCAATAATGAACTGGAGGCTCTGTGGCACTCTGGTGGGTATAGCATGGGCAGGGGGATTCTTACATTCTATCATACAAATAATCTTCACTTTGCAGCTACCCTTTTGTGGACCCAATGTCATTGATCATTTCATGTGTGACTTGTTCCCATTACTGGAATTGGCATGCACTAACACTTATGTTTATGGCCTCTTAGTGTTTGCCAACAGTGGGTCTATTTGCATTATAATCTTTTCTATGTTGCTAATCTCCTATGGTGTCATCTTATTCTCTCTAAGAAGTCACAGTTCCGAAGGGCGATGGAAAGCTCTCTCCACTTGTGGATCACACATTGCTGTTGTGGTTTCATTCTTTGTCCCATGCATTTTTATCTATGCACGATCCACATCTGCATCATCTTTTGAGAAAAAGGTGGCTGTGTTTGATGGCATCATGACTCCATTGCTCAATCCTATAATTTACactttcagaaataaagaaatgaaaaatgccaTTAGGAAAATGTGGAACAGATTTAGGATGGTCTCAGACAAACTTTAAAGTTTTACACTCACAAACTTTAAAGTAAAGAATAAAGAAGTCAATAATTACTTCAGCAAGTACTTTATTACACAGAAAAAGGAGACACCATTTTATAGATAGAGCACCAATATTGTATGGTGAAAAACTTTCTTTAACTAGAGATTAACAACTGCACTGTGATTTGACAACTTAGTTGT
The nucleotide sequence above comes from Mastomys coucha isolate ucsf_1 unplaced genomic scaffold, UCSF_Mcou_1 pScaffold15, whole genome shotgun sequence. Encoded proteins:
- the LOC116092184 gene encoding olfactory receptor 4C15-like, which produces MPNQTIVTEFILLGLSENPKVQKIVFVVFSFVYMATIGGNIIIAVTILCTPALLGSPMYFFLAFLSFLDACITSVITPKMIVDSVNDSKTISFEGCMTQIFAEHFFAAVEVIVLISMAYDRYVAICKPLHYSSIMNWRLCGTLVGIAWAGGFLHSIIQIIFTLQLPFCGPNVIDHFMCDLFPLLELACTNTYVYGLLVFANSGSICIIIFSMLLISYGVILFSLRSHSSEGRWKALSTCGSHIAVVVSFFVPCIFIYARSTSASSFEKKVAVFDGIMTPLLNPIIYTFRNKEMKNAIRKMWNRFRMVSDKL